A section of the Mergibacter septicus genome encodes:
- the dprA gene encoding DNA-processing protein DprA, which yields MYDLAELLRLSLVPQIGVVKIQQLLAQISLSELSCYSAKELQQIGWKENQIHAWLKPKQAIIDKTLEWQQQPQQHILTIFDPIYPPLLKQIPAPPPLLYIKGNLESLNTAQIAMVGSRHCSRYGEQLAIQFATELTQHNLTITSGLAIGIDSLSHQATLQAQGVTIAVLGNGLNRIYPYRHQKLAQQIIEQGGALVSELLPNIPPIAENFPRRNRIISGLTLGTLVVEATEKSGSLITARYALEQNREVFAIPGALYNGHSQGCHQLIKQGAWLVENVKDILDILSSQFLHDYLHQSLLEQNFTDTLRPSSLEDLKTAPISNLNSPKAPSSPPIEPQIPPEYLTLYQHLSTTPIPPDDLATNLKITIPELLPALLELELQGVIKQVEGGYVKLF from the coding sequence ATGTACGATTTAGCGGAACTGTTACGCCTTAGTCTAGTACCACAAATAGGCGTGGTAAAAATCCAACAACTTTTAGCACAAATCTCATTATCAGAATTATCTTGCTATTCAGCCAAAGAATTACAACAAATAGGTTGGAAAGAAAATCAAATTCACGCTTGGCTGAAGCCTAAGCAAGCGATCATTGACAAAACATTAGAATGGCAACAACAACCGCAACAACATATTCTGACGATTTTTGATCCTATTTATCCCCCTTTATTAAAACAAATTCCAGCACCACCGCCCCTTCTTTATATCAAAGGAAATCTTGAGAGTCTGAATACCGCCCAGATTGCAATGGTGGGCAGTCGCCACTGTTCTCGTTATGGTGAACAACTTGCCATTCAATTTGCCACGGAACTAACTCAGCATAACTTAACCATTACCAGTGGTTTAGCCATTGGTATTGATAGCCTTAGTCATCAAGCCACTTTACAAGCTCAGGGCGTTACCATTGCTGTATTAGGCAATGGATTAAACCGAATCTACCCATATCGGCATCAAAAACTAGCCCAACAAATTATTGAACAAGGAGGAGCATTAGTCTCAGAATTACTCCCAAACATACCACCTATTGCCGAAAATTTTCCTCGCCGTAATCGGATTATCAGTGGCCTTACACTCGGTACATTAGTAGTTGAAGCGACAGAAAAAAGTGGTTCTCTTATCACTGCTCGTTATGCGTTAGAACAAAATAGAGAGGTATTTGCCATTCCCGGGGCTTTATATAATGGTCACAGTCAAGGGTGCCATCAATTAATTAAACAAGGAGCTTGGTTAGTCGAAAATGTGAAAGATATTTTAGATATTCTTTCTTCCCAATTTTTACACGATTATCTTCATCAATCGCTACTTGAACAAAATTTTACTGATACTCTCCGTCCATCATCTCTGGAAGACCTAAAAACAGCCCCTATTTCCAATCTTAATAGCCCAAAAGCTCCCTCATCACCACCCATAGAACCACAAATACCACCCGAATATCTCACGCTTTATCAACATCTTAGCACCACGCCAATACCGCCAGATGACCTTGCTACAAATCTTAAAATTACAATCCCAGAGTTATTACCCGCACTGCTAGAACTTGAGTTACAAGGGGTCATTAAACAAGTCGAGGGAGGGTATGTGAAACTATTTTAA